One Candidatus Binataceae bacterium DNA window includes the following coding sequences:
- a CDS encoding RNA methyltransferase, protein MAEIFLALLHHPVVDRNGRIITSAITSLDLHDIARSSRTFGVHAFYVVHPVAEQREFARIVIDHWRIGYGRAFDSRRLEALDLIEIVPDLDAAVAAAERAAGRRPAIIHTSAREAHGVSFSAMRERMAEKDAAPVLIILGTGFGLAPAARERADLALEAIRGVGNYNHLSVRAAASIILDRLRGR, encoded by the coding sequence TTGGCTGAGATCTTCCTCGCGCTGCTCCATCATCCGGTCGTCGACCGCAACGGCCGCATTATCACCTCGGCCATCACTTCGCTCGACCTCCACGATATCGCGCGCTCCTCTCGCACCTTCGGCGTGCACGCCTTTTACGTCGTCCATCCGGTTGCCGAGCAGCGCGAGTTCGCGCGCATCGTGATCGATCACTGGCGCATCGGCTACGGCCGCGCCTTCGACTCGCGCCGGTTAGAGGCGCTCGACCTGATCGAGATCGTGCCCGACCTCGACGCGGCGGTGGCCGCGGCCGAGCGCGCCGCGGGCCGGCGGCCGGCGATCATTCACACCTCGGCACGCGAAGCGCACGGCGTAAGCTTCAGCGCGATGCGCGAGCGGATGGCGGAAAAGGACGCGGCGCCGGTTTTGATAATCTTGGGCACCGGCTTCGGACTCGCGCCGGCGGCGCGCGAGCGCGCCGACCTCGCGCTCGAAGCAATTCGGGGCGTGGGCAACTACAATCATCTGTCGGTGCGCGCGGCCGCGAGCATCATTCTCGACCGCCTGCGCGGCCGCTGA